The following proteins are encoded in a genomic region of Mycolicibacterium rutilum:
- a CDS encoding LuxR C-terminal-related transcriptional regulator, translating into MIPHQASPSVDRFLAAVREEPCALVLQGEAGIGKTTLWRAALEKAASLGFEVLSARAAAAESVLAYSALSVLMEKLGKDVFAGLPVPQTVALDRVLLRAEDDGPGTDQRAVAAGFVSVLEHLAGQTGVLVAIDDLQWLDPPSARIIASAARRVTGAVGFLATLRTSPDMRSDAVDLPLRRSDRLFRVDVEPMSIGALHRLLQDRLGRSFSRPKMTEIFTVSAGNPFYAIELARAMGDQQSTSATRLPTNLTQLVRTRIESLPADTREVLLAAACLPEPTVTLVADATEMPESRVRHLLEETNEKGITELVGDTVRFSHPLLTKGVYADASNAHRRGMHRRLARIIDEPELKARHLALAAVTADAQTLAALDSAAESARARGAPAAAAELCELAIGLGGETAQRRIRSAGHHFAAGDTAHARELLRNIIAELEPGRLRAEAASLLGFVHLFDDGFLEAADVLAAAIEEAADDLALRTTLLISLSYARYNAGQFGSATRSIEEAVTCAERLGSASPISQALSMRTTLRFLKGDGLDDESMRRAVELDDPDAEMPMGFRPRMQNAMLLGWAGTLDRAHVELAQIRHRCIERGEENELMFVAVHSVLVEIWRADLGEARRIADDTMERALQLGGNVPEFVAMTLHATVEAHRGHEDSARSAVASALDASQRCGANLLVVWPITTLGFLEVSLGNYEAALSALAPLRLSLEMAPRATEIPAASFIPDAVEALIALGRVDEAEPMVAALETNGERLDRPWMVAVAARCRAMLLAAQGDVTRALQKAEQAIDVHARVPMPFELARTQLVLGQLQRRQRRRELASETLRTAMAAFEAIGTPLWAERVRAELQRASGVRARLELTASERRVAELAATGSTNREMAAALFISPKTVEANLSRIYRKLNIRSRAELGRAMRDADVGGEE; encoded by the coding sequence GTGATCCCACACCAGGCGTCGCCTTCGGTCGACCGGTTCCTTGCTGCCGTCCGCGAGGAACCGTGTGCCCTGGTGCTGCAGGGAGAGGCCGGAATCGGTAAGACCACGCTGTGGCGAGCGGCGTTGGAAAAGGCCGCTTCGCTCGGGTTCGAGGTTCTCTCGGCGCGCGCCGCGGCCGCCGAATCCGTCCTGGCGTACTCAGCGCTGAGCGTTCTGATGGAAAAGCTGGGCAAGGACGTGTTCGCGGGTCTGCCGGTGCCGCAGACAGTGGCCCTTGACCGGGTGTTATTACGGGCCGAAGATGACGGACCCGGAACGGATCAGCGCGCCGTCGCCGCGGGTTTCGTCTCGGTGCTGGAGCACCTCGCGGGACAGACCGGAGTGCTGGTGGCGATCGACGATCTTCAGTGGCTGGACCCGCCGAGCGCCCGGATCATCGCATCGGCTGCCCGCCGGGTGACCGGTGCGGTCGGATTCCTGGCGACCCTGAGGACATCGCCCGACATGCGATCCGATGCGGTCGACCTGCCGTTGCGTCGGTCGGACAGACTGTTTCGTGTTGACGTGGAGCCGATGAGCATCGGTGCGCTCCATCGCCTTCTGCAGGACCGCCTGGGCCGTTCGTTCTCGCGGCCGAAAATGACCGAGATCTTCACTGTCTCTGCCGGAAACCCGTTCTACGCCATCGAGTTGGCCCGAGCGATGGGCGACCAACAGTCGACATCGGCGACACGACTGCCCACCAACCTCACCCAGCTCGTGCGAACCAGGATTGAATCCCTACCCGCAGACACCCGCGAGGTGCTGCTGGCCGCTGCGTGCCTTCCCGAGCCCACGGTGACACTGGTAGCGGACGCGACCGAGATGCCGGAATCCCGGGTACGGCATTTGCTCGAAGAAACCAACGAGAAGGGCATCACCGAACTTGTCGGTGACACAGTGAGGTTCAGTCATCCACTGTTGACCAAAGGTGTCTACGCCGACGCGTCGAATGCACACCGGCGGGGTATGCACCGGCGGTTGGCGCGCATCATCGATGAGCCCGAACTGAAGGCGCGCCACCTCGCTCTGGCCGCTGTCACCGCGGATGCGCAAACCTTGGCGGCGCTCGACTCCGCCGCGGAGTCGGCACGGGCACGCGGAGCGCCCGCCGCGGCGGCCGAGCTGTGCGAGTTGGCGATCGGCCTCGGCGGCGAAACGGCGCAACGTCGCATACGATCGGCGGGCCACCACTTCGCCGCCGGCGACACGGCACACGCCCGAGAGTTGTTGCGTAACATCATCGCGGAGCTCGAACCCGGGCGATTGCGCGCCGAAGCTGCGAGTCTATTGGGCTTCGTTCATCTCTTCGACGACGGTTTCCTCGAAGCTGCCGATGTCCTGGCGGCGGCGATCGAGGAGGCCGCCGACGACCTCGCACTGCGCACCACGCTCCTCATCTCGCTGTCGTATGCGCGCTACAACGCGGGGCAATTCGGTTCCGCCACCCGCAGCATCGAGGAGGCAGTCACCTGCGCGGAGCGGCTGGGATCAGCCTCACCGATCAGCCAGGCGCTGAGCATGAGGACGACGCTGCGCTTCTTGAAGGGTGACGGTCTCGACGACGAAAGCATGCGGCGAGCAGTCGAATTGGACGATCCCGACGCCGAAATGCCGATGGGCTTCAGGCCCCGGATGCAGAACGCGATGCTTCTCGGGTGGGCAGGAACTCTCGATCGCGCGCACGTTGAGCTCGCACAGATCCGTCACCGCTGCATCGAGCGTGGCGAGGAGAACGAGCTGATGTTCGTCGCCGTGCACAGCGTGCTTGTCGAAATCTGGCGAGCGGATCTCGGGGAGGCGCGGCGCATCGCGGACGACACCATGGAGCGGGCACTACAGCTCGGCGGCAACGTCCCGGAGTTCGTCGCGATGACACTGCACGCAACGGTGGAAGCTCATCGTGGGCATGAGGACAGTGCGCGCAGCGCTGTGGCATCAGCACTCGATGCGAGCCAGCGGTGCGGAGCGAATCTCCTGGTGGTATGGCCTATTACGACGCTCGGTTTCCTCGAGGTATCGCTGGGTAATTACGAGGCGGCGCTGTCGGCGCTCGCGCCCCTGCGGCTCAGCCTCGAAATGGCACCTAGGGCGACCGAGATCCCGGCTGCGTCGTTCATCCCCGATGCGGTCGAGGCGCTCATCGCACTGGGACGTGTCGACGAGGCCGAGCCGATGGTGGCGGCGCTGGAGACAAACGGAGAGCGGCTCGATCGTCCGTGGATGGTGGCCGTCGCAGCGCGTTGTCGGGCAATGCTTTTGGCAGCGCAGGGTGATGTCACTCGTGCGTTGCAGAAGGCAGAACAGGCCATCGACGTGCATGCGCGAGTTCCTATGCCATTCGAACTCGCACGTACGCAGCTTGTCCTCGGCCAGCTGCAGCGCCGGCAGCGTCGACGGGAGCTGGCATCTGAGACATTGCGTACAGCGATGGCGGCGTTCGAGGCGATCGGGACGCCGTTGTGGGCCGAGCGCGTGCGAGCCGAACTGCAGCGCGCCAGCGGCGTCCGGGCCCGACTCGAATTGACGGCCTCCGAGCGTCGGGTAGCGGAGCTCGCCGCAACCGGAAGCACGAACCGGGAGATGGCCGCCGCGTTGTTCATCAGCCCGAAGACCGTGGAGGCGAACCTTTCTCGCATCTACCGGAAGCTCAATATCCGGTCGCGAGCGGAGCTGGGCCGAGCGATGCGTGACGCCGATGTTGGCGGCGAGGAATAG